A single genomic interval of Arthrobacter globiformis harbors:
- a CDS encoding DUF4012 domain-containing protein — MSDANVGNPHNRSNVQHARSEDSTRSRFRRQIIIASVWITAIAVLALAAVFWLQAKASIIRTELDAAVQLVPQLKDDVVRYDAAAATDAVDLLKEHTGKARAAAGDPLWTIASSVPWIGANFQAVSEISTAADDVARLAADPLADTLQSLDWKALIPSSDGVDLQPLTAAKPKLAAAAHAVGQSSDRLNRIDTRDLLPQISDPLLLARDQLSSLRDGIASAADAANVLPGMMGEQSPRRYLLLIQNNAESRATGGIPGALAVLNVDKGKLSLDSQTSATAMGAFNPTVRVDPEQSRIYSARLGKFMQDVNLTPDFPTAALTATAMWKTENGEKIDGVLSIDPVALGYILDATGPVRMSDPLLREVARDVLPTELTAKNVVPTLLSDVYSKIGEPDVQDVYFAGVAREVFTKLSAGSGDARKLVDGLTRGASERRILLWSSKADEESIVSRYPLGGSVTGAAISPAQFGVYFNDGTGAKMDYHVKRTVQLVEECPADGYGQVKVRITSTNTAPKDAATSLPTYVTGGGAFGVPAGSVQTNIVAYGPVQSNVETAFVSGKKTGFASYRHSGRPVGSVTVRLAPGESSTVDFMFGKIVQHTVPQLSVTPTVQALKDVVLDTIRAKCAPAS; from the coding sequence ATGTCGGACGCCAATGTTGGGAACCCCCACAACCGCAGTAATGTGCAGCATGCGCGTTCTGAAGATTCGACTAGAAGTCGGTTCCGACGCCAAATTATTATCGCCTCAGTCTGGATCACTGCAATAGCAGTTCTTGCTCTGGCCGCCGTATTTTGGCTGCAAGCCAAGGCCTCCATCATCAGAACGGAGCTCGACGCAGCAGTACAGCTTGTCCCCCAGCTAAAGGACGACGTTGTGCGCTACGATGCGGCAGCAGCGACCGACGCGGTTGATCTGTTGAAGGAACACACCGGGAAGGCTCGTGCGGCTGCCGGTGACCCCTTGTGGACAATTGCCAGTTCGGTCCCCTGGATCGGAGCCAATTTTCAGGCCGTGAGCGAGATATCGACGGCTGCCGACGATGTGGCCAGGCTGGCAGCCGACCCACTGGCGGACACTTTGCAATCGCTCGACTGGAAAGCCCTAATCCCGAGTTCCGACGGAGTTGACCTTCAACCACTGACTGCGGCAAAACCAAAGTTGGCGGCGGCCGCTCACGCAGTTGGTCAATCGTCGGATAGGTTGAACCGGATTGATACACGCGATCTCCTTCCTCAAATTTCGGACCCGCTTCTACTGGCTAGAGACCAACTCAGCTCCTTGCGGGATGGCATCGCCTCGGCCGCCGATGCGGCCAACGTTTTGCCGGGGATGATGGGCGAGCAATCCCCGCGGCGGTACCTCTTGCTCATCCAGAACAACGCTGAATCACGTGCTACCGGCGGCATTCCTGGCGCTCTGGCTGTTCTGAACGTGGACAAAGGAAAGCTCTCCCTGGATTCGCAGACCAGTGCAACCGCCATGGGCGCCTTTAATCCGACAGTGAGGGTCGATCCTGAGCAGAGTCGAATCTATTCCGCACGTCTCGGCAAATTCATGCAGGATGTCAATCTCACTCCTGATTTCCCGACAGCGGCACTGACAGCAACGGCCATGTGGAAAACAGAAAACGGTGAGAAAATAGACGGTGTTCTTTCGATTGACCCCGTTGCACTCGGCTACATTCTTGACGCCACAGGCCCAGTCCGCATGAGCGATCCGCTCCTGCGGGAGGTCGCCCGTGACGTTCTGCCCACGGAGCTCACTGCGAAGAATGTGGTTCCCACATTGCTTTCAGATGTTTACTCGAAAATTGGCGAACCGGATGTGCAGGATGTGTATTTTGCCGGCGTCGCCCGAGAAGTGTTCACAAAGCTATCTGCCGGAAGTGGTGACGCCAGGAAGCTCGTCGACGGACTCACCCGTGGAGCATCCGAACGCAGAATTCTCTTGTGGTCCTCCAAAGCCGACGAGGAGTCTATCGTTTCCCGATATCCGCTTGGTGGTTCCGTGACTGGAGCCGCAATCTCCCCCGCACAATTCGGTGTGTACTTCAACGACGGCACTGGCGCAAAAATGGACTACCACGTGAAGAGAACTGTGCAGCTCGTCGAAGAGTGTCCGGCTGATGGGTATGGTCAGGTCAAGGTTCGCATCACGAGCACCAATACGGCGCCCAAGGACGCGGCAACATCTCTACCCACGTATGTGACGGGCGGCGGTGCTTTTGGCGTGCCTGCAGGAAGTGTCCAAACAAATATCGTTGCCTACGGGCCCGTCCAGTCGAACGTCGAAACAGCATTCGTGTCAGGCAAGAAAACTGGTTTCGCCTCTTATCGACACAGCGGTCGACCGGTAGGTTCGGTCACCGTCCGCCTAGCCCCGGGGGAGAGTAGCACTGTTGACTTCATGTTCGGCAAGATCGTGCAGCACACCGTGCCGCAGCTTTCCGTCACGCCAACAGTTCAGGCGCTGAAGGACGTGGTTTTGGACACGATTCGGGCAAAATGTGCGCCCGCTTCGTAG
- a CDS encoding LPXTG cell wall anchor domain-containing protein, with protein sequence MKKSIAALALAGTIVLTGTAPAFATTNNYPAPGTGTGTVSDGTVTPGEVFTFSGTGFLAGELITITVTLTSTPQALGGGFSGGAAMSVPSKITVLAAPQTFTTTAAADGSFAFPLSLSEPGTYTLTATSATHSVSQSVTVAEAAGTGTGLSNTGGNGAGLANTGGGLANTGADSSLVLWSLVGAGALAAGAASVVVVRRRANAEASA encoded by the coding sequence ATGAAGAAGTCTATTGCTGCGCTCGCGCTTGCAGGAACCATCGTACTGACCGGCACCGCGCCGGCCTTTGCCACTACCAACAACTACCCGGCGCCCGGAACCGGAACCGGAACTGTCTCAGACGGCACAGTCACCCCGGGTGAAGTGTTCACCTTCTCGGGAACAGGCTTTCTGGCTGGCGAACTCATCACCATCACCGTAACTCTCACCAGCACCCCGCAGGCACTGGGTGGCGGCTTTTCAGGCGGTGCCGCAATGTCGGTTCCGTCCAAGATCACTGTGCTGGCTGCTCCGCAGACCTTCACCACGACTGCAGCTGCTGACGGATCCTTCGCGTTCCCGCTCAGCCTCAGCGAACCGGGTACCTACACCCTGACTGCAACTAGTGCCACGCACTCTGTCTCCCAGAGCGTCACCGTGGCCGAAGCTGCGGGAACGGGCACAGGCCTTTCTAACACCGGCGGTAACGGTGCCGGTCTGGCCAACACTGGTGGGGGCCTGGCCAACACCGGCGCAGACTCCAGCCTGGTGCTGTGGTCGCTCGTTGGCGCGGGTGCGCTCGCCGCTGGCGCTGCTTCGGTGGTCGTAGTTCGCCGCCGTGCTAACGCTGAGGCATCTGCCTAA
- the galU gene encoding UTP--glucose-1-phosphate uridylyltransferase GalU, translating into MTLGKSVRKAVIPAAGLGTRFLPATKAMPKEMLPVVDAPAIQYVVEEAINAGLDDVLMITGRNKRALEDHFDRAPALEHTLELKGDRARLDAVQHASGLGPIHYVRQGEPKGLGHAVLCGRQHVGDEAFAVLLGDDLIDERDELLTTMIAAQAKTGGSVIALIEVEPSQISAYGCADISVVEGEGYVRVNSLVEKPSVDEAPSNLAVIGRYVLHPAVFDVLEQTEPGRGGEIQLTDALQTLAAGEGEGSGVYGVVFRGRRYDTGDKLSYLKAVITLASERAEFGEDLKAWMKEFNG; encoded by the coding sequence ATGACATTGGGGAAATCCGTTCGTAAAGCAGTTATTCCGGCCGCCGGACTTGGCACGCGCTTTCTGCCTGCCACCAAAGCGATGCCGAAGGAGATGCTGCCGGTAGTAGATGCGCCGGCCATTCAGTACGTCGTGGAGGAGGCCATTAACGCCGGCCTGGACGACGTGTTGATGATCACCGGCCGCAACAAGCGGGCGCTGGAGGATCACTTTGACCGCGCTCCGGCTCTGGAACACACGCTGGAGCTGAAGGGCGACCGGGCTCGCCTCGACGCGGTGCAGCACGCGTCAGGTCTCGGACCCATTCATTACGTCCGGCAGGGCGAGCCCAAGGGCCTGGGGCATGCGGTGTTGTGCGGCCGCCAGCACGTCGGGGATGAGGCTTTCGCGGTTCTGCTAGGTGACGACCTTATCGACGAGCGGGACGAGCTCCTGACAACGATGATCGCAGCCCAAGCCAAGACCGGTGGTTCAGTGATTGCCCTCATCGAGGTGGAGCCGTCGCAAATCAGCGCCTACGGGTGCGCGGACATCTCAGTGGTTGAGGGTGAAGGCTACGTTCGCGTGAACAGCCTGGTGGAGAAGCCGTCGGTGGACGAGGCGCCGTCCAACCTGGCCGTCATCGGCCGCTACGTTCTTCATCCAGCCGTGTTCGATGTTCTCGAGCAAACCGAGCCCGGCCGTGGCGGGGAGATCCAGCTGACCGATGCTCTGCAGACGCTGGCTGCAGGCGAGGGGGAGGGCTCGGGCGTGTACGGAGTAGTATTCCGAGGCCGCCGCTATGACACGGGCGACAAGCTGAGCTACCTGAAAGCCGTCATCACCCTGGCTTCGGAGCGTGCCGAGTTCGGCGAGGACTTGAAGGCATGGATGAAGGAGTTCAACGGATAG
- a CDS encoding VanZ family protein, which produces MGKWSGADAAGAARVLLGLYLGALAFVAFWPTPVDRPVAGRLQTVLFALHRSGLPELVNYNFVEFASNILLFAPIGVLAALSFPAFHRGRVVLSAFLASCCMELGQKLFLHDRFPSAMDIVANTAGAMLGVWVLGVVEEWVRARSDR; this is translated from the coding sequence ATGGGGAAATGGAGCGGGGCCGACGCCGCCGGGGCGGCGCGTGTGCTACTGGGCCTCTACCTTGGTGCGCTCGCCTTCGTAGCCTTCTGGCCGACGCCCGTTGACCGTCCCGTGGCTGGGCGCCTGCAGACTGTGCTGTTCGCCCTCCACCGCTCGGGGCTTCCCGAGCTGGTCAACTACAACTTCGTGGAATTCGCGTCCAACATCCTGCTGTTTGCGCCTATTGGGGTGCTCGCTGCACTGTCTTTCCCGGCGTTCCATCGTGGACGGGTTGTGCTGAGCGCGTTTCTGGCTTCCTGCTGCATGGAACTGGGCCAAAAGCTGTTTTTACATGACAGGTTTCCGAGCGCGATGGACATCGTGGCGAATACCGCCGGGGCGATGCTGGGGGTTTGGGTTCTGGGGGTCGTTGAGGAATGGGTGCGAGCGCGTAGCGACAGATGA
- a CDS encoding enoyl-CoA hydratase/isomerase family protein: protein MISLSIADGVAEIVLNAPQKLNSLDEQALAELSQAYDDAAAAASRGEVRALLLRGEGRAFCAGRDIGGVTPESDDAEAYLGGLVQPLLQKMSAFPAPTFAAAQGACLGVGLGLLLATDVVYVAENAKFGSPFAKLGATLDSGAHWYFTERLGMHRTLDLIYTAELISGAEAVAQGMFSRALPADELLDSTRAIVAKVATGATGAFKASKELVAHIRDQRLGLWASMQEENAEQARLCKTEDYAEGFRAFQERREPKFAG, encoded by the coding sequence ATGATCTCCCTTTCCATTGCCGACGGCGTCGCCGAAATCGTCCTCAACGCCCCGCAGAAGCTCAACTCGCTGGACGAGCAGGCGCTGGCGGAGCTGTCCCAGGCGTACGACGACGCCGCTGCCGCCGCCTCGCGCGGTGAGGTGCGGGCCCTGCTGCTCAGGGGAGAGGGACGCGCCTTCTGCGCGGGCCGGGACATCGGCGGCGTCACGCCGGAGAGCGACGACGCCGAGGCCTACCTGGGCGGGCTGGTGCAGCCGCTGCTGCAGAAGATGAGTGCGTTCCCGGCGCCGACGTTCGCGGCAGCCCAGGGAGCCTGCCTAGGCGTGGGGCTGGGGCTCCTGCTGGCCACGGACGTCGTGTACGTGGCGGAGAACGCGAAGTTCGGGTCGCCGTTCGCGAAGCTTGGGGCCACGCTGGATTCGGGCGCGCACTGGTACTTCACCGAGCGGTTGGGCATGCACCGGACGCTGGATCTGATCTACACGGCGGAGCTGATCTCCGGCGCCGAAGCCGTGGCGCAGGGCATGTTCAGCCGGGCCCTGCCGGCGGATGAGCTGCTCGACTCAACCCGCGCGATCGTGGCCAAGGTGGCGACAGGCGCGACGGGCGCGTTCAAGGCCAGCAAGGAGTTGGTGGCGCACATCCGCGACCAGCGACTGGGCCTGTGGGCCTCGATGCAGGAGGAAAACGCTGAGCAAGCGCGCCTCTGCAAGACGGAGGACTACGCCGAAGGCTTCAGGGCGTTCCAAGAAAGGCGCGAGCCCAAGTTCGCCGGTTGA
- the paaE gene encoding 1,2-phenylacetyl-CoA epoxidase subunit PaaE: MPVVRQTAAESAQAAGRRRPSFHSLTVAEVRRLTEDAIEVSFHVPAELAGQFDYLPGQYVALRTTLPDEAGEPKEIRRSYSICAEPRSFADGSSEIRVAIKKDLGGLFSTWANAELKAGDTLEVMSPMGAFVSKHGRDGQAVDQNVMNSMNHPEDLAGEPGSFVAIAAGSGITPVIAIARTLLAANPDTRFDLIYANKAAMDVMFLEELADLKDKYPQRLALHHVLSREQRIAPLLSGRIDAEKLQALLGTAIHADDVDEWFLCGPFELVQLCRDTLAERGVKPEHVRFELFTSGKPDRPEGNAGRPVVEDESKETYKITFKLDGLQGDVTSPTHARESILNAALRVRPDVPFACAGGVCGTCRAKVVTGTVTMDENYALEQDELDKGYVLTCQSHPTSKEVTVDFDV; encoded by the coding sequence ATGCCCGTTGTCCGCCAGACCGCAGCCGAATCGGCGCAGGCCGCCGGCCGCCGTCGTCCGTCCTTTCATTCCCTCACCGTCGCGGAGGTGCGCCGGCTGACGGAGGACGCCATCGAGGTCTCCTTCCATGTGCCGGCGGAGCTTGCCGGGCAGTTCGACTACCTGCCGGGCCAGTACGTGGCTCTGCGCACCACGCTGCCGGACGAGGCCGGCGAGCCGAAGGAGATCCGCCGCAGCTACTCCATCTGCGCCGAGCCGCGCAGCTTCGCGGACGGCAGCAGCGAGATCCGGGTGGCCATCAAGAAGGACCTGGGCGGGCTGTTCTCCACGTGGGCCAACGCCGAGCTCAAGGCCGGGGACACCCTGGAGGTCATGAGCCCCATGGGCGCGTTCGTCTCCAAGCACGGCCGGGACGGGCAGGCCGTGGACCAGAACGTGATGAACTCGATGAACCATCCTGAAGACTTGGCGGGGGAGCCGGGGAGCTTCGTGGCGATCGCCGCGGGCTCGGGTATCACTCCGGTGATCGCGATTGCCCGCACGCTGCTGGCGGCCAACCCGGACACCCGGTTCGACCTGATCTATGCCAACAAGGCCGCCATGGACGTGATGTTCTTGGAGGAGCTGGCGGACCTGAAGGACAAGTACCCGCAGCGTCTGGCGCTGCACCACGTGCTGTCCCGCGAGCAGCGGATCGCGCCGCTGCTGAGCGGCAGGATCGACGCCGAGAAGCTGCAGGCGCTGCTGGGGACCGCCATCCACGCGGACGACGTGGACGAGTGGTTCCTGTGCGGGCCGTTCGAGCTGGTGCAGCTGTGCCGGGACACCCTGGCCGAGCGCGGCGTGAAGCCCGAGCACGTCCGTTTCGAGCTGTTCACCTCCGGCAAGCCGGACCGGCCCGAGGGCAACGCCGGCCGTCCCGTCGTCGAGGACGAGTCCAAGGAGACCTACAAGATCACCTTCAAGCTGGACGGCCTGCAGGGCGACGTCACCAGCCCCACGCACGCCCGCGAGTCCATCCTCAACGCCGCGCTGCGGGTCCGCCCGGACGTGCCGTTCGCGTGCGCCGGGGGAGTGTGCGGCACGTGCCGCGCCAAGGTGGTCACCGGCACCGTGACCATGGACGAAAACTACGCGCTGGAGCAGGATGAACTGGACAAGGGCTACGTCCTGACCTGCCAGTCGCACCCCACCAGCAAGGAAGTAACAGTCGACTTCGACGTGTAA
- the paaD gene encoding 1,2-phenylacetyl-CoA epoxidase subunit PaaD, translating to MYVSDSETKTGVTADQKAWAIAATVCDPEIPVLTIEDLGILRAVRLFDDGGLVPAVQVTITPTYSGCPAMDAIRDDLKAAFHKEGYPSVHVELVLAPAWTTDWMTDAGKAKLQEYGIAPPSGKAALGHNGPVRLSLAVKCPQCSSLNTKELTRFGSTSCKALYVCQDCKEPFDYFKVL from the coding sequence GTGTACGTCTCGGACTCCGAGACCAAGACCGGAGTCACCGCCGATCAGAAGGCGTGGGCCATCGCCGCCACGGTCTGCGACCCGGAGATCCCCGTACTCACCATCGAGGACCTGGGCATCCTGCGCGCTGTGCGGCTGTTCGACGACGGCGGGCTGGTTCCCGCTGTCCAGGTCACCATCACGCCCACGTACTCGGGCTGCCCGGCGATGGACGCCATCCGCGACGACCTCAAGGCCGCCTTCCACAAGGAGGGTTACCCCAGCGTGCACGTGGAGCTGGTGCTCGCCCCGGCGTGGACCACGGACTGGATGACGGATGCCGGCAAGGCCAAGCTGCAGGAGTACGGCATTGCCCCGCCCTCCGGTAAAGCGGCCCTGGGCCACAACGGACCGGTGCGGCTGAGCCTGGCCGTGAAGTGCCCGCAGTGCTCGTCGCTGAACACCAAGGAACTCACCCGCTTCGGTTCCACCTCCTGCAAGGCGCTCTACGTGTGCCAGGACTGCAAGGAACCGTTCGACTACTTCAAAGTCCTGTAA
- the paaC gene encoding 1,2-phenylacetyl-CoA epoxidase subunit PaaC yields MTPEQTEQAETTGHGDISVGVAGSGDSSASATRITPGNALRPEDIALEVRTGLVKPSEDAAEYALRLGDDALILAQRLGHWISRAPELEEDVALGNIALDQLGHARSFLSYAAGLDEKTEDDLAYFRREHEFRSAHLFEQPNGDFAVTIARQFVVSYYQFELYRRLTESTDATLAAIAAKAVKEVDYHRDHSTQWVLRLAQGTDESRRRMIHGLKLIWPYVGELFETDELVTRLAEAGAAVEPSSLKADFDRLTGEVLKEAELEVPEVPFAPGGGRRGKHSEHLGYVLAEMQVLAREHPGASW; encoded by the coding sequence GTGACTCCCGAGCAGACAGAACAGGCAGAGACCACAGGCCACGGCGACATCTCTGTTGGAGTAGCAGGCAGCGGTGACTCGTCCGCCAGCGCCACCCGCATCACCCCGGGCAACGCGCTCCGCCCGGAGGACATCGCGCTCGAGGTCCGCACCGGCCTGGTGAAGCCCTCCGAGGATGCGGCCGAATACGCGCTGCGCCTGGGCGACGACGCCCTGATCCTCGCCCAGCGCCTGGGCCACTGGATCTCCCGTGCCCCGGAACTTGAAGAGGACGTGGCCCTGGGCAACATCGCACTGGACCAGCTGGGCCACGCCCGGTCCTTCCTCAGCTACGCGGCCGGCCTCGACGAGAAGACCGAGGATGACCTCGCCTACTTCCGCCGCGAGCACGAGTTCCGCTCCGCGCACCTGTTCGAGCAGCCCAACGGGGACTTCGCCGTCACCATCGCCCGGCAGTTCGTGGTGAGCTACTACCAGTTCGAGCTCTACCGCCGGCTGACAGAATCCACGGACGCCACGCTTGCCGCGATCGCCGCGAAAGCCGTCAAGGAAGTGGACTACCACCGCGACCACAGCACCCAGTGGGTCCTCCGCCTCGCGCAGGGCACGGACGAGTCCCGCCGCCGCATGATCCACGGCCTGAAGCTCATCTGGCCGTACGTCGGCGAGCTCTTCGAAACCGACGAACTGGTGACCCGCCTCGCCGAGGCGGGTGCCGCCGTCGAGCCTTCCAGCCTGAAGGCGGACTTTGACCGCCTCACCGGCGAGGTCCTCAAGGAGGCCGAGCTGGAGGTCCCCGAGGTGCCGTTCGCGCCGGGCGGCGGCCGCCGGGGCAAGCACTCCGAACACCTGGGTTACGTCCTCGCCGAGATGCAGGTGCTGGCCCGCGAGCATCCCGGAGCAAGCTGGTGA